The sequence GTCCGTCAGGGTGCGACGCGAATCCGGTGGAGTCGGCAACTCCGATCAGCTTGAAATCGCCTGTTGTGCGAGACTGATGGAAGCCACTCTCTTCCATGATAGAAAGAAGCGATCGCCCGACTTCACCCAGTCCAATTAAAATAAATCTCAAAATAAAGCACTCCTGATTTTCAAATAGCTGTCAAAATCTTCCGCAATTCGGCGGAGGACGAAATAACTGTGGAGTCGAAGGCTCCGGAAACGCTGACATCCTTGAGTCCGTTTCCTGTCGCAACGCAGACGACTGTTTCGCCCTGCTTGAAAAGATGTCTGGATGACAGCCTGATTAGAGCCGCAACGGTGGAAGCGCTGGCAAGCTCCGAAAGGATCCCTTCCTTCTCCGCGAGCATTTTCCTGGCATCTATGATCTCGCGGTCCGTGACAGCGATTGCAAGCCCAGCCGATTCCCTTACAGCGGATAAGGCCCTCTTCCAGTTTGCTGGTTTTCCGATCCTTATTGCGGAAGCCTCGGTTTCAGGCGATTCTGTAAACTCTATAGAACTCAGACCTTTCTCATATGCGTGCACGATCGGAGATGCACCCTCTGCCTGGACAGCGACTATTTTCGGGAGCCCGGAAATCACGCCGATTGATCTGAACTCCTTGAATCCCTTCCAGTATGAACTTATGTTTCCACCGTTTCCAACCGGGATAACGAGCCAGTCGGGAGCAGCGGAAAGCTGATCGCATATTTCGAATGCGGCAGTCTTTTGTCCCTCTATCCTTAAGGGGTTTACGGAATTCATTATTCCCGTTCCATCAGTCCCTTCATTCTCCTTCACTATTTCAAGCGCCTGATCGAAATTACCTTTCGTTTCAACGATCCTGGCGCCATAGGCAACACATTGAGCGAGTTTGGTTTTGGCGACTTTGCCCCGGGGGACAACGACGACCGTGGGAATGCCCGCTTTTGCACCATATGCCGCCATTGAAGAAGCCGTATTTCCTGTTGAAGCACACATTGCGATCCGTACACCTGTCGCCTTTGCCACGGTCATGGCGACACTCATTCCCCTGTCCTTGAATGAACCGGTGGGATTTTTTCCTTCATTCTTGACAAACAGTTCTTCGATCCCCATAACCTCTGCCAGGTTTTCAGCGTAATGAAGCGGTGTACCGCCTTCTGACAGGGAGACTATCTTTTCCTCATCTACCTGGGGGAGAAGTGCGGAATAGCGCCACAAATTGAAATCCTGCGGCGGCGGCAGCAAACTGCTTACCTTAACCTCACCCTCGCTCATCCATTCGAGCAGCCCTCCGCATTTCTTGCATGACAGAAGTACAGATGAGGCTGAAATGACAGTCGAGCAGTCAAGGCAGATGAAATTCATTTCAGCACCGTGTTTACCGGAAAGCGGAAAGACTACGGTATTTTAAAAGATTGTATCGAATCGATGACAGCACGGTATAATTTTCAGCATAAGGCAATAAACCGAAGGAATCGTGACGGATCCCGGTTTTGCAGTGAACGTACCAGATCAATTCACGGACCGGGCAGTGGCAATGTCACGGAAGCGCGATGACCTGCTGATTTATACCTGCTGCGGTCAAATATGTCATCAGCTCCCAGCGGCACACTTGCAGGTAACAATCAGTCACGGCTTCGCATCTTCAGGCCAGCGGTTGCGCTGCCTGGTGCTTTGCTGTTCAGACGCCTATGGAACAGCTACTGACATCCTGTTTTATGGAAGGGATTAATGAACCTTCATAGCTGAATGCATAATTATTGCAGCGCCGGAGACAAAAACAGAGCGGGAACCAAATAGGGTGCAGGCAATGTGCTTTTGCCTCTGCAGAGACAAAAGAACGACACATACAATTGAACTGCCAGAGCGTACAGGTCAAATTGTGGCAGAGTCTCGATGTCCAAAGTTTAATAGCGACTGTTGCTTTTCGTGTGTTGAAAGGTGATACAGACGACAAAATTGACCTGGCTGGGCCATTCCGCATTTCTGCTTGAAGGAAAGAACAGAATACTGTTTGACCCGTTTATTTCCGGGAATCCTGTTGCAAAATCCAGGCCCGCCGAGATAAAAACCGATATCGTTTGTGTTTCGCATGGCCACGGCGATCACGTGGGCGACTCTGTAGACATTGCAAAGAGAAACAAGGCCCCAATTGCGTCAATTTTCGAACTGGCTGTTAGATTTGATTCTCAGGGAGCCAAAGTGGAACAGATGAATATCGGCGGCGGCGTCAGAATTATGGATAGCAGCATAAACATGGTAAATGCTCTGCACTCGTCTGATGTATTTGAGGGGGAAGCGCTTCAGACAGGCGGTTCGCCGGCCGGTTTTGTGGTGGAAAGCGGCGTCACTGTTTATCATGCGGGGGACACGGGATACTTCGGCGATATGAAATGGATAGGAGACTTCTACAGGCCGAAGGTTGCAATACTACCGATTGGAGATCGATTCACGATGGGGATCAGAGAGGCTGCGTTTGCTTCATCGGTTATTGCGCCGGAAATCGTGATTCCTATGCACTACAGTACGTTTCCCGCAATACAGCAGGATCCGTCGAAGTTTGAGGAGGAGGTCAGGCGGATCAGCTCTGGAAATATAAGGGTAAAGGTTATGAAGGTCGGCGAGACAATAGAGCTCTGAAAGGATATCCAATGAGCCAGGATCGCCAGACGAAAGGAGATATGTCGACAGCAAGAGGCATAGCAAAGGCCATTGCCGACACGGCCTACAGCGCTTATGAAAAGCGTCTCCTGGCGGAAGTGAGGAAATTCCCTGTTCCAAGGCATGTGGCTGTAATAATGGACGGCAACAGGCGATATGCGGAAGAAATGGAATTGCTGCAGAATGAAGGGCACAGGAGGGGCAAGGATAAACTGGAGCAAATGCTTGACTGGTGTCTGCTGCTGGATATCAGGGTGCTGACTGTCTATGCATTTTCCACGGAAAACATGAAGCGGAACAGCGACGAGGTAGAATCGCTGATGAATATGTTTGAGGAGAATTTCAAAAAGGTGGGGGATGATGCGCGAGTGCACAGGCATCACATACGGATAAGGGCCATAGGGCAGATCGAGCTGCTGCCCGATAAAGTACAGAGGGCGATACGCTATGCCGAAGAGAGAACGAGATCCTACACCGACTATACGTACAACATTGCAGTGGCTTACGGAAGCAGGCAGGAGATCATAACAGCCATAAAGCAGATAGCAAGGAAGGCAACTGCCGGCGAAATCACTATAGACGACATAGATGAAAAATTAATGTCAAAATTCCTCTACACGGACGGACTTCCCGACCCTGACCTTGTATTGAGGACGTCGGGTGAAGAAAGGA comes from Candidatus Sysuiplasma jiujiangense and encodes:
- a CDS encoding threonine synthase; its protein translation is MNFICLDCSTVISASSVLLSCKKCGGLLEWMSEGEVKVSSLLPPPQDFNLWRYSALLPQVDEEKIVSLSEGGTPLHYAENLAEVMGIEELFVKNEGKNPTGSFKDRGMSVAMTVAKATGVRIAMCASTGNTASSMAAYGAKAGIPTVVVVPRGKVAKTKLAQCVAYGARIVETKGNFDQALEIVKENEGTDGTGIMNSVNPLRIEGQKTAAFEICDQLSAAPDWLVIPVGNGGNISSYWKGFKEFRSIGVISGLPKIVAVQAEGASPIVHAYEKGLSSIEFTESPETEASAIRIGKPANWKRALSAVRESAGLAIAVTDREIIDARKMLAEKEGILSELASASTVAALIRLSSRHLFKQGETVVCVATGNGLKDVSVSGAFDSTVISSSAELRKILTAI
- a CDS encoding metal-dependent hydrolase, coding for MQTTKLTWLGHSAFLLEGKNRILFDPFISGNPVAKSRPAEIKTDIVCVSHGHGDHVGDSVDIAKRNKAPIASIFELAVRFDSQGAKVEQMNIGGGVRIMDSSINMVNALHSSDVFEGEALQTGGSPAGFVVESGVTVYHAGDTGYFGDMKWIGDFYRPKVAILPIGDRFTMGIREAAFASSVIAPEIVIPMHYSTFPAIQQDPSKFEEEVRRISSGNIRVKVMKVGETIEL
- the uppS gene encoding di-trans,poly-cis-decaprenylcistransferase, which produces MSTARGIAKAIADTAYSAYEKRLLAEVRKFPVPRHVAVIMDGNRRYAEEMELLQNEGHRRGKDKLEQMLDWCLLLDIRVLTVYAFSTENMKRNSDEVESLMNMFEENFKKVGDDARVHRHHIRIRAIGQIELLPDKVQRAIRYAEERTRSYTDYTYNIAVAYGSRQEIITAIKQIARKATAGEITIDDIDEKLMSKFLYTDGLPDPDLVLRTSGEERISNFLLWQAAYSELYFSDVYWPTFSLLDFLRAIRSYQLRRRRFGS